A single genomic interval of Picosynechococcus sp. PCC 7003 harbors:
- a CDS encoding J domain-containing protein has translation MARSSQQSRTTEKVLDVKTRIAQSHYGLLGLSPTASPLEIRQRYRELSKQFHPDTTVLPEAEATAKFQRLNEAYGILSSPERRSLYDLQIGFSRYSVIQPSQNEQGERGYSNSAYLDPTDRPLSAGEIFALFIMGLTFVGCVLLAIALGVSRQNLNLEGLF, from the coding sequence ATGGCTCGTTCTTCCCAACAGTCTCGCACCACCGAAAAAGTCCTTGATGTCAAAACGCGCATTGCCCAGAGTCATTATGGCCTGTTGGGTTTATCACCGACGGCATCACCATTAGAAATCCGCCAACGTTACCGGGAACTCAGCAAGCAGTTTCACCCCGATACAACGGTGTTACCGGAAGCGGAAGCCACCGCAAAATTTCAACGTCTCAATGAAGCCTATGGCATTTTAAGTAGTCCGGAGCGGCGATCGCTTTACGATTTGCAGATTGGCTTTTCTCGTTACAGTGTGATCCAACCTTCACAAAATGAACAGGGAGAACGCGGTTATTCGAATTCTGCTTATCTAGACCCGACGGATCGGCCCCTCTCGGCGGGAGAAATTTTCGCGCTTTTCATTATGGGCTTAACTTTTGTCGGTTGTGTCTTGTTGGCGATCGCCCTGGGAGTTAGC